Below is a genomic region from Balaenoptera acutorostrata chromosome 9, mBalAcu1.1, whole genome shotgun sequence.
AGAAatgggctggggtgggtgggcaggagaCACGTCCATCAATGCCCTGTTCATAagagcctgagctccaggctGCTAGCAGGAACAGGAGATGCTGTCCCCCTATGGACAAGAGCCGAGTCAGAGGCCGCTGTGGGGGACAAAGATGGAGAGGAGGTCACCTCTGGCCCTAGAGAACGGCATGCATGGAGAGTGGTCACAGGAGAACAGCGGGATGGAGGGACTATTTGAGTCACATCTTCTGTTTGTAGGAACAGAGCTGTGTACAAACTATTTAACTCAGCCTCAgtattctcatttgtaaaataatatttagtgACTTCGTAAGAGAATATGTTCTGATGGTACCTGACCCAAGTTCCATTGTAGCTATTGATAGTCCTCAGATTGGTGCTATTATAATTCTTGCCTCTTGCTATGCCCGCACCCAGCTGGACCCGAGTGGGCGGGCAGAGCGGATTCTGGACGCGCCCCTGTGCCGGGAAGACTGCGAGCAGTGGTGGGCCGACTGCCGCACATCCTACACCTGCAAATCCAACTGGCACGGTGGCTGGACCTGGAGTCGGGGTGAGTGATGCTAGGCAGGGCCCGGGAGGCCCCCCACCCGAGGGCAGGTGCAAGCCCTCCGCTCCCCCGGGGGCAAATGATGGGGATGTGAGGACAGGAGCGGGTAAGTTGTCCGTGCCTGGATCTCCCCTCAGGGAAGCCCCGCTGCCCTGCCAGAGCCCTCTGTCACCCTTTCCTGCATTACTTCCCCACCCCGGCTGACCTATGTGAGAAGATCTGGAGCAACTCCTTCAAGGCAAGCCCGGAGCATAGGACCAGCGGGCGGTGTCTGCAGAAGTGGTTCAAGCCTGCTGGGGGCAACCCCAACGTGGCCGTGGCCCGCCTCTTCGCCAGCCCTGCCCCATCCTGGGAGCTCTCTGACACGCTCCTGGCTTTCTCTCTGTTCCTGCTGCTTCTTTCCTGAGAGTCCCTCCTCCTTCCACACACGCCTGCGTTCCCCCAGCTGTGGGCCAGGCCCGGCCATGGCAGCCTCCTTCCTTAGCACCTTCCCGAAATGAGCAGCACAGGCTGGGGGCTGGTGCCTGAGCCTCCCACGTTTGGTTCTGCTCTGCTCCACCTTCCTGGCCTGGAaggcagctgggggctgggaagcCACAGGTGACCATCCCCTCCTGTCTTAAGGATGGGGGACTCTGAGGTGGGACTCCAGGCCCTTCTCATCCAGTGCACGCCCACCCCCTACCCAGTAGAGCTGAGGGTGACTGCTCTGGCCTCCCCTCCCACGACGGTGTCTCCAACAAAACAGCAGTCGACCTTTCCTTCTGCCTGACCCACTCGGTCCTAGCTCTATAGTCAGGGATCGGGCTGCAAGAAGCAGGAGCCGGTTCGCCCTCTGCACTGAAATCTCCTAGTTGGTTGTTACTTTCCTAATGATGATAAACTTCTTAACACATGCCAGGCCCTCTCGTtacatcctcacaacagctctctGGTGGGAGTGCTTTCAACACCCCCTTTTCTTCAATAAGCAACACACCATAAAAAAGACCCAAAACCGGGACAACCGTGGTGCCACCCAGACCATCGGCTTTGTTTTGGGTACCAAGATGGAAGCAGCTGTCTCAAGTGCTTTCgactttccctcttctttttaacTCCGGAATCGCAACATGCTGGTCTGAAATGTTGGAAACCTAAGTTCTAATGTCTTTACCACTTTCTGTATGACTTTTGGCAAGTCCTTTGACCCTCATTTAAGACTGTCGTGGTTTCCCTCTGCTGGAGGAATGAGAAAGTTGGACCAGATGATTTTAACTTacgaaaagaaaagggaaaaggcagTGCCATTGTGTTTTGGGATACAGACTGTGCTTCTCGGGCAGTGCCATGTCCTAAAGACTGAGGGAGAAGAGTCAGAACTGAACCCGAGAAGGGACATCAAGACAGCCTTCACATCCTGTCTGTAAGTGGACCGACAGCTGACGCACCCACTCAGAACCTTCTGGAGCCTGAAACCCAGCAGCTTCCCAGCATAGATGGCGCCTTCCCACAACCTTTTCTTTGTCAAAGAGAGGCTTCTAATATGTCTGCAGTTGAGTTAGAAAAGCCAACCAAtgccacccccatccctcccacaCTTACCTTGAACGTGCTCGTTCACTGCGTAAAGCCCAAGCCTGTTACAGGCAGGACACTCGAGGTCTAAAACTCATGAAGAGAGCCCTGCAAGTGAGGTGCTCAGAGTCTGGAGAAGGAAGCAGACAGCAGCAGTGGTGACAAAGCACTTCAGTCTGCAGGAACTCCTGGGCCTGGGTGGGGTCCTAGGAAGGCCTCACAGAAAGGATGAGGCTTGAGCCTGGGTGAAGAAGGGTCACTTCACTGAGAACAGGGAGGAAATTGCAAGACAAAACCCAGCCGGGTCCCCAAGGCATGAACTGTGCGAAGCAGTACCTTCCATTTTTCTTCAATCAATCAATCGTGGCTTCAAAAATATGTATAGGTAACATCTCTTGAGAGTTGAGGACTGAATGAAGTGTCTGAGAGTGTGTCTTTGGTAATAAAGCTGAGAGTTTaatgaggttttgtttttgttttttgtgttttagtGTTTTtaggtataaatataaaaattagtcaAAGTAGGGTTAAAGTTGAGACGCACAAAGGAAGACTAGTTCTGGGAGCCCTAATAactgttattatttattgattactCTGTGCCCGGGGCTCTGCTAAGCTCTTCACATGCATTagttcatttgatcctcacaaaagCCTTGAGAGGTACTCTTGCACCCCCATTTTTCAAATTAGGAGCATGTGGGTTTGAAACCAGGTAAGTGTGACCCCAGAGTCCCAGCTCGTAAGGCTTACCCTGAACATCCTGGCAGGTCGTTGAGTGGGGCTGGGGCGGACGtggggaatggagggagggaggctggttCCTGACAGGTCGTGGTCAGGAAGGAGACTGATCTCTCTCCCCATATGTGGTTGTGAGGAGTGTTGGGTTTCAAGCACTGGAGTGGAACCGTCAGATTTGCTGCTAGattgtttgttttaatcagaGTATCCATGCACTTGGTTAAAACACATAGGTCAAATGATCTCTAGCACACACTGAGCCACAGAGCCGCGGCCGGCCCCTAGGCCCCAGGGCCCCTGCCCAGAGGCGCCCACGTCTAGCCACTGCCGGATCTAGCTATGAGAAAGTTACAAAAGGTGTCTTATCTTTCCTCCACACGTTCAGACTATTTTTTTGCTCTCTGTTCTGTTAGTTTTTCAACTTAATCTTccaatctttttaattttggaaatccATTTTTAAGTtccaggaaaatttttttttttttaactcccttgTTCTTCACAGCCTgctgttttttggttttatggCCATAATATCTTCTCATATCTCACTGAAGGTctagttagaattttttttataaatttattttatttatttatttttggctgtgttgggtctttgttgctgtgcgctggctttctctagttgtggtgagtggaggctactcttcgttgcgttgtgcgggcttctcattgaggtggcttcttttgttgcagagggTGGGCTTTAGGCACaggagcttcagtagttgtggcatgcgggctcagtaagttgtggctcgcgggctctagagcgcaggctcagtagttgtgatgcatgggcttagttgctcggcggcatgtgggatcttcccggacgagggatcgaacccgtgtcccctgcattggcaggcggattcttaaccactgcgccaccagggaagccctaattagaatttttttaaagcttgtttcTAGTCTCTGAATGACTTGTTTTCTCCAAGGTCAATCTGTTTGTCTTGATCTCCTATGTGCTGCTGGTTTTCTCTGTGTTTGGTGACCTTGGCTGTGTGTCCATATTTAAGAATGAGGTACCGGGTTGATTTTTCTATGCAAGCTGTATAGGTGTCCTCCATGGTTGTATATGTGGGTCTCCTTTCCCCTGACTAACAAAGCTGATGGGGAGTTCTGGGTACATGGGAAGGGTTTGTTGACTGGAAGACTTTGCTCCAGAGTGTGGAAATAATGAAAACCCACCAAGTGAGAACGAGCAAAGCCTCtttattcagagcttgctatAGCGAAGGAGTCAGCCACCATTACTTGcattttggcagagactcaaaggagAAAGTTTTAGAGTGGAAAAGAGAGAAGGTTTCAGGTGCGCCCTGATTAGAGGCTGTTGGCATGGGGAAGCTGGGGGTAGGCTCACAAAGCAGGTCCTCCGATGATTGGTTAGAGgtgcatatttggctttctctaaATGGTCCTCAgttgaaaggagagagaaaaatcaaagaagctGTTAGCTATGAATCAAGTCCTGGCTATGTGGAGCTGATTGTTAGAGGGATTATTGTTTGGCTTCCTGGGCTGTTTGTAAAGATAGTTGTCTAACTTCCTATCACTCTGACTTATAGATAGTAGGCTGGCTTTCTGGGCTGATTACTGCAGATGATGGAttagaattctatttttatatacatcTGGCCATTGTTCATTTACAGTCTCAAGACGGAGTCAGCAGGAGCTATATTGGAGTGCAGACCCCCTCAAATACTGGAATAAGGATGGTTCTCTCTGGGTTGCCAGCAtcagatatttcatcatatgTAAAACTGCAGCACTATCCAGAATTTAACTTAGAGAACGTCTTCCAGGATCCCCCAACCTCAGGGGTTAAAGTTAGGTTGCCTGAGCTCTAGATTTGGGCAGAGGTCACAGGAGGGAGCATGTagtatttctctctctgctcccacACCTGCCAACTCAGAGCCTCTCCGAGGTTCTGCCCCACAGATCAGCTCCTTCTGCTGcagctgcttcctcctcctctggCAACCCCTGGTCCCCTTGGTGTGTTTTCCTGTGCTTTTCGtcttctaaatatttgttgaaatctcTTGTTCAGTAATGGTTTCCTTCACACTCTCTTAGTAAGGGAACACTTAGAAATAAACAAtcggggatatagggatatatgtatgcatagctgattcactttgttgtacagcagaaactaacacaacattgtaaagcaattatagtccaataaagatgtatttttaaaaaaaagaaaagaaaaaagaaataatcattttaGCGAGATCCCAGTTAGTCATTCCACCTTCGATAACCAGCAGctgcagattttttaaagatctcATTGTTGTGTAATAAGTACATTAAAAAGGGGGCCAAACTGAAGACAAGGAGGCTGAGGACAATGTGTAGGATGAATTTGCAGGTGGGGAATGAAATAAGAAATGCAGGTGATAGGAACCTAATTGTGAGTTATGCTCTAGGAGGTATTATGTCAGGCTACAGGAGAGACAGTGGACCAGAAAGGTATAAGTTCAGGAACTGTTAGGAAGATAGCACCTACAGAAATTTGGGCCATACTTGTGTATATAGTGCCACAAAGCAGCTATCAGATGAAATGTGGGAGAGAGCTATCTCAAAGGAACCAACCGTCTTGGATAATTCGACTGTGACACTCCCGTTTGTAAGAGGTCCTTTCCCTAGCCTAGGCTGTGCTAGGTcttgggtgggaggggagatggCAGAGGGCATTCCTTCTACTGGATTCAACCCAGTCACTTTTCCACTACGGGAACATCAAACTCTATTCAAGTCCTTCCTCAGAGAATTCTGGGGAGTCCTAGGTAGCAggtgaaaatcaaaacaaaatggcCCTCTTTTGTATACATCCCTTGCTTTAAGATTCCTTTCTGAGTAACTCTCCTCAGTAAGACCCCTTCCCCGAGTGCAGAAGTCCCTGCAGCCTGACATTCATGCCCTAAGATCTTGTTCCCAGACCACTCCTCTGCTGCCTGAAAAGGGTGACCACCCTTCCCATCCCTCTGCCACCATGTCCCTGACCAGTCCTTTCCCATCCAATCTCCACTGACCTACTCCACAAAAATTACTGCTTCCTTGGGTACTCGCCAATGTCCCATTGCTTTTGCTATTGGGGGACCAAGATTTGGAGACTTTTCTGGTGTCCCAGGCTGGTGTCTTTCAAATTGGATCATATTTCCCAGCTCCAGCCCTTGAGACAGCTTGAGTATCCAGTCTCGCATCCCAAGGAGGCAGTGTTCCTGCCAACAAAACAAATCAcccatttttcattttccatccttccttctgtTCTGCTCAAGTCCATCCTCAGATTTACCTTCTCCCAAAATCAGAAATCACTTTCAGTATTGCTTTTGCCACAAATGAACTACATAGAAAAatctggaggaagagagaggcctTCCCAGGGAGGAGGGACTGCTGATAGTCTTGGAGATGCTGGTGGGATGTCAGCATGGAGCTGTCCCTCAAATAATTGGCTTGGGGTGCACGAGAGGGGTCAGGGCTGGAGATGAGTAATTTGGAATCACTTTTCTGGAAGTGTTACTTGCAGTTGTGGAAGTAGATGAGTTCTAACAAAAACGTAGAGAGGAAAACAGAACACTTGTGGAGAGTCTCTGGCTTACCTGCAAGTTGGAAGATGACAGGTGACattgttaccaaactcaggtccaGCTGCTCACCGCTTGAAAATCAGTACCCGAGAGAGAGGCAAGTGGTGGTAGAAAGGAAGGTTGCTTTTCATCAGaaagctggcaatctggggagaaggcagacacATACCCCcaaaaccaactctgaagattctgctcagccatgaaagcttttaaagggaaaagggacgtaatctcagttaatcattgagataggGAATCAGACTCATCATCATCTCCCGCTACATGCAAGCTTGTCAACGtcttgtgatctttctttagatgctatcttgttcacacagtttgttcacgAGATTACTAAAGGGGAAGCTAGGGAatagatctggtcatctgttaattacttattaatttctacttctttgatctgcGGAAAGAACCAAGAGTTTAGGCAAAGTATTGTGtgatcaaaatatttgaaaggtgtgcttgggccagagatgagtagagcatgggggtgcCTTATGTAAAAGTTAGTTACAACgtagctttgctaaagtgacaagagAAGGGGTTTCCTACTGAGGGcagtttcctgcaaagagctgcttGCAAATAGAAGCTAGTGAAGGGACAGAAAGCAGAAGCTAGGGGTAGGAGAGAAATGCAAAGAACTGCATCTCAGAGGGGCAATGTCATATTCTGAGTTGCCAtcatatattaattaattcataAATAACTATTGAGTTATTACCCTGTGCTTGACACTGCTGGTCCTGGGGACTGAAGgactgaatatacaaataaacaatGACTAGACTGTATATAAAACTAAGATTATGCCCCATAACCTGTAACAACCAGTGAGGGAAGCCAACCTACTATCTGCGATAATCAGTTCAAGAAGTCAAACTACTTTCTACAACAACCAGTCTAGGAAGCCAAATAAAAACCCTTCTAACAATCAGCCCTAAATGGCCAGACTTGATTAAGCAGTGATAGCATCTCTGTTTTTGGCCCCTATTTCCAACTTAAgaccaactggagaaagccaaaGAGTCTTCTCTAACCAATCACATCAATGCCTCATTTCTAGTTAGCATGCCTACAGCATCCCCATGCTAACAGCCTCCAATCAGGGCATACCTGAAGCCTTCTATTTTTTCCAGTGTTCTGCCTGCCTTTTAGGCTCTGCCAAAATTCAAGTGATGGTAGCTGACTCCCTTGCAAGCTCTTAATAAAaaggttttgcttgttcttatCTGGttgctcttcatttatttccatagaTACAATAATGAACCGGGCAAACATAATTCCAGTCCTTAGGGAACTTAAATAGTAATGAGGGATACAGTAAAAATATGagtaaacaatacaaatttaaatgACTACAAATGAGACAATTGTTAGGAAGGAAACATACAAGAGACTCAGAGAGGGCTGGGGAGCATAtttgtaagataaataaaaagtgcTAGTGGAGGTAAACTTAAAGAGGACAGAAGAACTGGGGAGACAAGTTCAAGGGCGGTGGGTAAACCAGGGTATAAACACAAAGATTGACCTTGGGAAGGAAGTGGGCTACTTTTTCCACTGAAataggaggagaagagagaaaatgagagaaagcaaTTTCAGAATTAAAATGCTTCAAATTTccgctctttggtggggttaatggcagactctgggagggctcacgccagggagaacttcccagaacctctgctgccagtgtccttatccccacggtgaaacagagccaccaccagcctctgcaggagaccccccaacaccagcagttacagaaagacagagaagatgaaaaggcagagggctatgtaccagatgaaggaacaagaaaaaaccccagaaaaacaactaaatgaagtggagataggcaaccttccagaaaaagaattcagaataatgatagtgaagatgatccaggacctcggaataagaatggaggcaaagattgagaagatgcaagaaatgattaacaaagacctagaagaattaaagaacaaacaaacagagatgaccaatacaataactgaaatgaaaactacactagaaggaatcaatagcagaataactgaggcagaagaacggataagtgacctggaagacagaatggtggaattcactcctgcggaacagactaaagaaaaaagaataaaaagaaatgaagacagcctaagagacctctgggacaacattaaacgcaacaacattcgcattataggggtcccagaaggagaagagagagagaaaggaccagagaaaatatttgaagagattatagtcgaaaacttccctaacatgggaaaggaaatagccacccaagtccaggaagcgcagagagtcccatacagaataaacccaagaggaaacacgccgagacacatagtaatcaaagtggcaaaaattaaagacaaagaaaaattactgaaagcagcaagggaaaaacgacaaataacatacaagggaactcccataaggttaacagctgatttctcagcagaaactctgcaagccagaagggagtggcatgaaatacttaaagtgatgaaagggaagaacctacaaccaagattactctacccagcaaggatctcatttagatttgatggagaaatcaaaagctttacagacaagcaaaagctaagagaattcagcaccaccaaaccagctctacaacaaatgctaaaggaacttc
It encodes:
- the IZUMO1R gene encoding sperm-egg fusion protein Juno, translated to MGCWWQLLLGLWAVPPMWAGRELLNICMNAKPHKPEPSPEAKLYEECIPWKDSACCTANTSWEAHLDVSLLYNFSLVHCGLMMPDCQKHFLQAICFYECSPNLGPWIQRVGRNGLGWELDPSGRAERILDAPLCREDCEQWWADCRTSYTCKSNWHGGWTWSRGKPRCPARALCHPFLHYFPTPADLCEKIWSNSFKASPEHRTSGRCLQKWFKPAGGNPNVAVARLFASPAPSWELSDTLLAFSLFLLLLS